A stretch of Plasmodium chabaudi chabaudi strain AS genome assembly, chromosome: 14 DNA encodes these proteins:
- a CDS encoding cAMP-dependent protein kinase regulatory subunit, putative, with amino-acid sequence MGNVCTWREGKGESEDKNLKMGDSDMQVRFQEYSEKIRSNSKNHDNTDPLSLNKREDDDDAVNNDVSSNKDNSANVDEYSSDGDETDSLSDINKKDMDSSPVDIEHINVRKSKRMSVSAEAYGEWNKKKENFVPTVHKKDDKEKEKIRKALNESFLFNHLNHLEMETIIDAFFDEHVEEGDNIINEGDEGDLLYVIDEGEIEIYKTKKNKKEVLTILKSKDVFGELALLYNSKRAATAKALTKCHLWALDRESFTYIIKDNIAKKRQMYENILKQVTILKDMDPYERSRVADCLKSKTYNAGDIIINEGERGDTFYILTYGNATALKSDQVIKTYTKGDYFGELALLRNKPRAATVKADGVCQVVYLERKGFKRLLGPIEKILIRNVENYKQVLKELGLDSSCIEAS; translated from the exons atgggcAACGTGTGCACATG gCGAGAAGGGAAAGGAGAATCAGAAGATAAAAATCTAAAAATGGGAGACAGTGATATGCAAGTACGATTTCAAGAATATTCAGAAAAAATTAGGAGTAATAGTAAAAACCATGATAATACAGATCCATtatcattaaataaaagagaagatgatgatgatgCGGTAAATAATGACGTATCGTCAAATAAGGATAACTCAGCAAatg TCGACGAATATTCAAGTGATGGTGACGAAACAGATTCCCTCAGtgatataaacaaaaaggATATGGATTCAAGTCCCGTGGATATTGAACATATAAATGTGAGAAAATCAAAAAGAATGTCAGTTAGTGCTGAAGCATATGGAGAATGGAATAAgaagaaagaaaattttGTACCTactgttcataaaaaagatgataaagaaaaggaaaaaattcGTAAAGCATTAAAtgaatcatttttatttaatcaTTTAAATCATTTAGAAATGGAAACAATTATCGATGCATTTTTTGATGAGCATGTAGAAGAAGGGgacaatataataaatgaaggAGATGAAGGTGacttattatatgtaatagATGAAGGTGaaattgaaatatataaaacaaaaaagaataaaaaggaagtattaacaatattaaaatcAAAAGATGTATTTGGAGAACTagctttattatataattccaAAAGAGCAGCAACAGCTAAAGCTTTAACTAAATGTCATTTATGGGCATTAGATAGAGAAtcttttacatatataataaaagataatattgcaaaaaaaagacaaatgtatgaaaatatattgaaacAAGTAACAATATTAAAGGATATGGATCCATATGAAAGATCTAGAGTTGCTGATTGTTTAAAAtcaaaaacatataatgctggtgatattataataaatgaaggTGAACGAGGAgatacattttatattttgactTATGGAAATGCTACCGCCCTAAAAAGTGATCAAGttattaaaacatatacaAAAGGTGATTATTTTGGTGAGTTGGCTCTTTTAAGAAATAAACCAAGAGCTGCTACTGTAAAAGCAGATGGTGTATGTCAAGTAGTGTATTTAGAACGAAAAGGTTTTAAAAGATTGCTAGGACcaatagaaaaaattttaatcagaaatgttgaaaattataaacaagttttaaaagaattagGACTCGACTCATCTTGCATTGAAGCGAGTTAA